The window ATCAACCGGTTCTGAAGGGACCATTTGATAACACCATTCAGCATTTTGAATCAGGTGCGGGGATTTCTATTTACTCCACTTCGCCTTCCACTCGCTCATCATCTTTATCTCAGCTTCTTGAGCTTTGATAATCTGACCGGCGAACGTTTTGATCTCTGCCTTTTCGCTCTTCTGCAACGCTTCTTTCGCCATCGCAACAGCTCCCTCGTGGTGCGGAGTCATCATGTCGATAAACGCAAGGTCAAATTCCTTCTCCTTGGAGTTTGTAAGCTTCGCCATATCCATCTTCATGGAATCCATCATGCCGGGCATTTCCATGTTCATGGCCGCCGGCTTTCCCGCGAACCACTGCTCGCGCCATCCTTTCATCTGACCGATCTCTTTTTCCTGATCGGCAATGATCTGCGCGGCGAACTTCTTGATGTCGGGATTTTGAGTTTTACCGTCAACCATCTTCGCCATATCGACGGCTCCCTTGTGATGGGCAGTCATCGTATCGATAAACTGCAGATCGTAAGGCTGACTCGCTGCATTCGGCGAGCTTTTCATCGACGAATGATCCATCGACATGTTCGAGTTCATCGGCATCGAATTATGATCCATGCCGTTCATATTCATTGATGAATTCGAATTCTTCATCATCGAGTTATGATTCATGGAACTCGAGTTGCCCCCCGCCTGACCGCACGCGGCCAAACCTACGGCGGCCAGCCCCAACGTGGCCGTTAACAATAGTGTTTTCATTTTCTTCCCCCTTTTAACTTAGGCGGTCTCAGCCCTCGCTAACGACGATGCTTCCCTTGTACATTCCCATTCCGCAGGCAAATGATATTTGTCCCGCCTCGGTCGGCGTGATGCTAACGACAACATCTTTGCCCACCGGCAGATTTTTGGTAATACCCAGCTTTGCAAATACGACCTTGCTGCCGCAGTTGTTCTTGTCAGCGCGGTTAAACACAAGATTTAGCTTATGTCCCGCCTCGGCGTCGATCGACGACGGCGAAAAGCCGCTTCTCGAGACGCTAATTTTGACCGTTCTGGTGTGAGCCTCGACGTTCACCGCAACAACCCCGACGCCAACCACGCCGGTAACCAGTAAAAACAGGGCAATCAGTGATCTTTTCATATTTATCTCCTCTAATATTCGTCAATTTTTCTCAATTCTTTTCCAATTTACGTCGCTT is drawn from Acidobacteriota bacterium and contains these coding sequences:
- a CDS encoding DUF305 domain-containing protein; translation: MKTLLLTATLGLAAVGLAACGQAGGNSSSMNHNSMMKNSNSSMNMNGMDHNSMPMNSNMSMDHSSMKSSPNAASQPYDLQFIDTMTAHHKGAVDMAKMVDGKTQNPDIKKFAAQIIADQEKEIGQMKGWREQWFAGKPAAMNMEMPGMMDSMKMDMAKLTNSKEKEFDLAFIDMMTPHHEGAVAMAKEALQKSEKAEIKTFAGQIIKAQEAEIKMMSEWKAKWSK
- a CDS encoding cupredoxin domain-containing protein, which codes for MKRSLIALFLLVTGVVGVGVVAVNVEAHTRTVKISVSRSGFSPSSIDAEAGHKLNLVFNRADKNNCGSKVVFAKLGITKNLPVGKDVVVSITPTEAGQISFACGMGMYKGSIVVSEG